Proteins from a genomic interval of Sander vitreus isolate 19-12246 unplaced genomic scaffold, sanVit1 ctg250_0, whole genome shotgun sequence:
- the zbtb37 gene encoding LOW QUALITY PROTEIN: zinc finger and BTB domain-containing protein 37 (The sequence of the model RefSeq protein was modified relative to this genomic sequence to represent the inferred CDS: deleted 1 base in 1 codon), with translation MERSGSIQLDIPDFSNSVLSHLNQLRVQGRLCDIVVNVQGHSFRAHKVVLAASSPYFRDHMSLGQMSTVSLTVIRSPPVFEQLLGFCYTGRLCLQLADIISYLTAASFLQMQHIIDRCTQILEGIHLKISLADLEAEPRSEDGAPPRGASSRSGRTLEAVVRAGGLRLLGARGSAEACEAVSPAEEPLSPAPLPLEGPGAASSSRAGREPILRINRAGQWYVETSSEPELGGSGEDGSGSGERVRIKTERMEEWIGAGEHQEEGGPAEEGGGTMMIDTSGRSTLLTAPGGAAASRSAQPSSSFSETDRFSPSGSVVVLSERQRAKSESPSRADDLRQPNSQGEEHAALDMGGYEDYLREQVGDRWFRYNPRLTCIYCCKSFNQKGSLDRHMRLHMGITPFVCRICGKKYTRKDQLEYHIRKHTGNKPFHCHVCGKSFPFQAILNQHFRKNHPGCAPQEAHSASPETTTASVTSRGGPSDDASPSQDEPEGSGGGPYGEGPQASVSTTGPD, from the exons ATGGAGCGCTCCGGGAGCATCCAGCTGGACATCCCCGACTTCAGCAACTCGGTCCTGTCCCACCTGAACCAGCTGCGCGTTCAGGGCCGCCTGTGTGACATCGTGGTCAACGTGCAGGGCCACAGCTTCCGGGCGCACAAAGTGGTGCTGGCGGCCAGCTCGCCGTACTTCAGGGACCACATGTCGCTGGGCCAGATGAGCACGGTGTCTCTGACGGTCATCCGCAGCCCGCCAGTGTTCGAGCAGCTGCTGGGCTTCTGCTACACGGGCCGCCTCTGCCTGCAGCTCGCCGACATCATCAGCTACCTGACGGCCGCCAGCTTCCTGCAGATGCAGCACATCATCGACCGCTGCACGCAGATCCTGGAGGGCATCCACCTGAAGATCAGCCTCGCCGACCTGGAGGCGGAGCCAAGGAGCGAGGACGGGGCCCCGCCACGGGGAGCCAG CTCGCGGAGCGGCCGAACTCTGGAGGCGGTGGTGCGAGCTGGCGGCCTGCGGCTGCTCGGCGCCCGGGGATCTGCGGAGGCGTGTGAGGCGGTCAGCCCCGCTGAGGAGCCGCTCAGCCCGGCCCCGCTGCCGCTGGAGGGGCCGGGCGCGGCGTCCAGCAGCCGAGCGGGCCGAGAGCCAATCCTGCGTATCAACCGGGCCGGCCAGTGGTACGTGGAGACCAGCAGCGAGCCGGAGCTCGGGGGTAGCGGCGAGGACGGCAGCGGGAGCGGCGAGCGGGTCAGGATCAAGACGGAGCGGATGGAGGAGTGGATCGGAGCGGGGGAGCACCAGGAGGAGGGGGGGCCGGCcgaggagggggggggcacTATGATGATCGACACGTCGGGACGCAGCACGCTGCTGACGGCGCCCGGCGGAGCGGCCGCCAGCCGCAGCGCACAGCCGTCCTCCAGCTTCAGCGAGACGGACAG gttcAGTCCCAGTGGCAGCGTGGTCGTCCTGTCAGAGCGCCAGAGAGCCAAGAGCGAGTCTCCGAGCCGGGCAGACGACCTC CGGCAGCCAAACTCAcag GGGGAGGAGCACGCAGCGCTGGATATGGGCGGCTACGAGGACTATCTGCGGGAGCAGGTGGGCGACCGCTGGTTCCGCTACAACCCGCGGCTCACCTGCATCTACTGCTGCAAGTCCTTCAACCAGAAGGGCAGCCTGGACCGCCACATGCGCCTGCACATGGGCATCACGCCGTTCGTCTGCCGCATCTGTGGGAAGAAGTACACGCGTAAAGACCAGCTGGAGTACCACATCAGGAAGCACACGGGCAACAAACCCTTCCACTGCCACGTCTGCGGGAAGAGCTTCCCCTTCCAG gcCATCCTGAACCAGCACTTCCGTAAGAACCACCCGGGCTGCGCCCCCCAGGAGGCCCACAGCGCGTCCCCCGAGACCACCACCGCCTCCGTAACGTCCCGGGGCGGCCCCAGCGACGACGCCTCGCCCAGCCAGGACGAGCCCGAAGGCAGCGGCGG